The following are from one region of the Corylus avellana chromosome ca1, CavTom2PMs-1.0 genome:
- the LOC132167514 gene encoding uncharacterized protein LOC132167514, with amino-acid sequence MANLVPGVLLKLLQHMNTDIKVAGEHRSSLLQVVSIVPALAGGELFSNQGFYIKVSDSSHATYVSLPDEHDDLILSDKIQLGQFIHVERLEAASPVPILRGVRPVPGRHPCVGSPEDIVATHSLGFLNHISSSGLKPEEKVKSPNKKVFGNNHVGEKEKVRLNGSVKEEQLDKKMGAFSRSKSQSLKSALNLEVKKESLGRLKSFNSRSIPSSPTSCYSLPASFEKFSNGMRQQAEIKGGKATVKLGVVEKANVVRTFSPLPSGKKVAMGNPIKSFVQGIELGAKALRKSWEGNMEVKSRENSNLRASKHDSKPEVRSSTPRLSTTSRISTSRMSTSSERLLSNEENMAQSSARSSKGDIKAQISAKKVSANGTSGDQEKPSKQTTSAGKKSSGEHSSNGLPGNLVKVSLNSRRLTEGSVSWPSLPSSLAKLGKEVMKHRDAAQIAAVEAIQEASAAESLIRCLSIYSELSTSAKEENPQPAVEQFLTLHASLNNARTVADSLSKSIPGSMSPDDEESLSEEALKVKSDRQKRAASWVQAALATNLSSFGVFSKEPASTRVPGPTQATQSQKTIPVNQPVLVLENSSKNTSTKTQGKARQMVGSKLAQGTPRRLGEVLAASQKPQPQPLPEWVRGNGLEEAVDLSEMLQLQSKDWFLGFVERFLDADVDGSALSDNGQIAGMLSQLKSVNDWLDEIGSSKDEGESSNTSAETIERLRKKIYEYLLTHVESAAAALGGGGGGASQPSTTETKVRR; translated from the exons ATGGCCAATCTTGTTCCTGGTGTCCTTCTCAAGCTTCTGCAGCACATGAACACAGACATAAAGGTTGCTGGTGAGCACAGGTCATCTCTATTGCAAGTTGTGAGCATTGTTCCAGCGCTTGCAGGTGGTGAGTTATTCTCAAACCAAGGTTTTTACATCAAGGTTTCAGATTCCTCTCATGCCACCTATGTATCTCTCCCCGATGAACATGATGATCTCATTCTTAGTGATAAGATTCAATTGGGTCAGTTTATTCATGTTGAGCGGCTCGAAGCGGCCTCACCAGTCCCAATTCTTCGCGGGGTTAGGCCAGTTCCGGGTCGCCACCCTTGTGTGGGAAGCCCTGAAGATATTGTTGCTACTCACTCGTTGGGATTTCTGAACCATATTTCGTCTTCGGGTTTGAAACCTGAGGAGAAAGTGAAATCACCTAATAAGAAAGTCTTTGGGAATAATCATGTTGGGGAAAAGGAGAAGGTGAGATTGAATGGTAGTGTTAAAGAGGAGCAATTGGATAAGAAAATGGGGGCTTTTAGTAGATCAAAGTCACAATCATTGAAATCGGCATTGAATTTGGAAGTGAAGAAGGAATCGTTGGGGAGATTGAAGTCATTCAATTCACGCTCTATTCCTTCGTCTCCGACGAGTTGTTATTCGTTGCCAGCTTCTTTTGAGAAGTTTTCGAATGGGATGAGGCAGCAGGCAGAGATAAAGGGAGGGAAGGCAACAGTTAAATTGGGGGTGGTGGAAAAGGCAAATGTTGTTCGCACGTTTAGTCCCCTTCCCTCTGGGAAGAAGGTAGCGATGGGAAACCCGATTAAAAGTTTCGTTCAAGGGATTGAGCTGGGGGCCAAGGCTCTGAGGAAGAGCTGGGAAGGAAATATGGAGGTGAAGAGCAGAGAGAATTCAAATTTAAGGGCCTCCAAACATGATTCGAAGCCCGAAGTACGAAGTTCT ACACCTAGATTAAGTACGACTTCAAGGATAAGTACATCAAGAATGAGTACATCAAGTGAAAGGTTGCTATCCAACGAGGAGAATATGGCCCAGTCGTCTGCTAGGTCATCCAAAGGGGACATTAAAGCTCAAATATCTGCAAAGAAAGTCTCTGCAAATGGGACTTCGGGTGATCAAGAAAAACCAAGTAAGCAAACAACTTCTGCTGGAAAGAAATCATCAGGCGAGCATTCCAGTAATGGACTCCCAGGAAACTTGGTCAAGGTATCCCTAAATAGTAGAAGATTGACAGAAGGAAGTGTTTCATGGCCTTCTCTCCCATCTTCTCTTGCAAAGCTTGGAAAG GAAGTTATGAAGCACAGAGATGCTGCACAGATCGCAGCTGTAGAGGCTATTCAAGAGGCTTCTGCTGCAGAGAGCTTAATTCGATGTCTAAG TATATATTCTGAGCTAAGTACCTCTGCTAAGGAAGAGAACCCACAGCCTGCAGTTGAGCAGTTCTTGACTCTTCATGCGAGTTTGAATAATGCTCGCACGGTTGCTGATTCTCTATCAAAATCTATTCCGGGCAGTATGTCCCCAGATGATGAAGAAAGCCTATCAGAAGAAGCATTAAAGGTCAAGTCGGATAGGCAAAAACGCGCAGCTTCTTGGGTCCAAGCTGCATTGGCAACCAATCTATCatcttttggtgtttttagCAAAGAACCGGCTTCAACTCGAGTTCCAGGTCCAACTCAAGCCACTCAAAGTCAAAAGACCATCCCAGTAAATCAACCAGTATTAGTCCTAGAAAATTCTAGCAAGAATACGTCGACAAAGACTCAAGGCAAAGCCCGGCAGATGGTCGGTTCTAAGCTTGCACAAGGAACTCCTCGTCGGTTAGGGGAAGTGTTGGCCGCCAGCCAGAAGCCTCAGCCCCAACCTCTACCAGAATGGGTTAGAGGAAATGGCCTAGAGGAGGCAGTTGATTTGAGTGAGATGTTGCAATTGCAGTCCAAGGATTGGTTTTTGGGATTCGTAGAGAGGTTCTTGGATGCCGACGTGGACGGCTCAGCCTTGTCAGATAACGGTCAAATAGCGGGGATGTTGAGTCAGCTGAAGAGTGTGAATGACTGGCTGGACGAGATTGGATCAAGCAAGGATGAAGGAGAATCATCAAATACTTCAGCAGAGACAATTGAGAGGTTAAGGAAGAAGATATATGAGTATCTGCTTACACATGTTGAATCAGCTGCTGCTGCActaggtggtggtggtggtggtgcttCACAACCATCAACAACAGAAACAAAAGTTAGAAGGTGA